The Gracilibacillus caseinilyticus genome segment GAATGAACTGCTGAAAAAAGGAGAAATCACAAGGGAAGAATCGGACCATGTTTTTGCCCAATGGAAGCAAAAAGGGGAAGAAAGCAAACAGCAAGCAGACGAGAAAATCAAGCAACAGTTAAAACAATGGTTAACAGAATTGGAGGTGGTAACCAAAGAGGAAGTAACAGAATTAGAACAACGAATCATTCAATTGGAAAACAGAGTGCGTGAATTAGAGGAGAAATAATCGAAAAGGAAAACTTCGAAAAAGGGGGGATATTTATTTTTCGCAAACGAATGCGCCACCTGCAACGCTATCGTGAAATAGCTGTCGCTTTTTCGCGTAATGGCTTCGGTTATATTGTGAAAGGATTGGGACTTGATCAGTTATTCACATTGCCACGTCGTGTCTTTGTGAATCGCGACCAGGATGTGAAGCAAGGCAAAACGACCGGTCAACGAATCCGTGCTTTTTTAGAAGAACTAGGTCCGACTTTTATCAAAATGGGACAGATGCTCAGTACGAGACCTGATATAATTCCGAAAGAAATCATACAGGAATTAGAACAATTACAAGACCAATTGCATCCTATTCCTTTTGCTGAGGTGGAAGCCGTGTTGCAAAAGGAGTTAGAGGATCCGGTTAAGAAGGTTCTTAAGGAAATTGATCCTGAACCGATCGGTGTCGCATCGATTGGTCAAGTACATCAAGCTGTTCTGCTATCAGGTGAACGAGTAGCTATTAAAGTGCAGCGGCCCAATATAGAAAAGAATATACATACGGACCTGGAAATTTTGCACGAGTTAGCGAAAAGGGCTGAAAAGAGACTGGCTTGGGCGTCACGCTACCAGCTTATCGATATGGTGGAGGAGTTCTCCAAATCAATAGAGGCAGAATTAGACTTTGTCAGTGACGGAAGAAATGCCGATTTAATGGGTCAACAGTTTAAGGACAACCCGAACATCGTTATTCCACAGGTGTATTGGCAGCATACTACAGAAAAAGTACTGACGATGGAGTATATCGCTGGCTGTAAGATGAATGATGTGGAGCATCTGAAAAAAGAAGGATACCAGCCGGAACAATTAGCGGAGCACCTTGTCCAAACGGTTTTTCATCAAATTTTCAAAGACGGATTTTTCCATGCCGATCCCCACAGTGGTAATCTGACGGCGTTACCAGGGAATCGCATTGGATTGTTCGATTTTGGTATGGTGGGACGGCTCTCGCAGGAAATGAAGAAGCACTTAGCTTCTCTTGTTATTGCACTGATCAAGCAAGATACGGATGACATGATACGCGCCATCAAAAAAATGGGTGCCGTGCCCGAACAAATAAACATCCACGAATTAAAAGGTGATATTGAACAAGTCAATATTAAATATTATGGCGTGTCTTTAAGTGATATCAGTTTAGGGGAATCTGTTACTGAATTGTTAACTGTTGCTAATAAACATAAGATCCGGATTCCAACGGACTTAACGATGATTGGGAAAACATTATTGTCACTTGAAGGAATCATCGAACAGCTTCATCCAGAACTGAGTATTATGGATGCGGCCGAGCCATTTGGCCGAGAATTAATTAAAGAAAGGTACCATCCGAAACAGATAGCTGAAGAAATATTTGATCAAATGCATGAATATGGCGAGATCGTTCACGACATGCCACAAATAGTTCAAGAGCTGGCCAATATGGTGAAACAGCGAAAAATGCCGATTGAGATTTCCATTCCGGAAGCAAAATCTTTTTTCTCCAAGCTGGATCGAGTCAGTAATCGTCTATCCTTCAGTATTGTTCTGCTTTCCTTCAGCTTAATTATGGTGGGGCTGATTATTGGTTCTGCATTAGGAAGGCAGACTTCTTTGTTATGGGATATTCCAGCGATTGAAATTGGTTTTGTGATTGCTATGCTTATGTTCGCCTGGTTAATTTATTCGATATTTCGATCAGGACGCTTCTGACGGCAGATAGCTCGTTAAGTTGTCCAAATTTGTAAAATTTTATGTTTTATCATCGAATCAAATGGGAAAAAGCTTTCTGAAATAAATAATAAAAACTTTCCATAAGGAGGAATAGACGTTGACACGAAATAACAGCAAAAAAGAGCAATTAGAACAATATACGACCGATGACCGCAAGAAGAAGATGACCACCAATCAAGGTGTGAGAGTATATGAAGATGAATTTTCGTTGAAAGCAGGAAAACGTGGCCCTACCTTAATGGAAGATTTTCATTTCAGAGAGAAGATGACGCACTTTGACCATGAACGAATTCCAGAGCGTATTGTACATGCTCGTGGCTTTGCCGCTCATGGTGAGTTTCAAGTATATGAATCAATGAAAAAATTTACGAAAGCTGACTTTTTGCAAGACCCGTCTAAAACAACCCCTGTTTTTGTTCGGTTTTCTACAGTTGCAGGCAGTAAAGGGTCAGGAGAATTAGCGCGTGATGCTCGCGGCTTCGCGACAAAATTCTATACCGATGAAGGAAATTATGATCTTGTGGGTAATAATATACCGGTCTTTTTCATCCAGGATGCAATGAAGTTTCCTGATTTAATCCATGCAGTGAAGCCGGAGCCGCACAATGGTATCCCGCAAGCTGCTTCTGCACACGATACGTTTTGGGATTTTGTCGCTAATAATCAAGAATCGGCTCATATGGTAATGTGGACGATGTCAGACCGTGCCATTCCACGAAGCTTCCGAATGATGGAAGGCTTCGGTGTGCACACCTTCCGTTTTGTGAATGCTGAAGGTAAGTCCCATTTTGTAAAATTCCACTGGAAGCCAGTTCTTGGTACTCATTCTGTGGTATGGGATGAGGCACAAAAAATTAACGGGAAAGACCCGGATTTTCACAGAAGAGACTTATGGGAATCCATTGAAAATGGAGATTACCCAGAATATGAGCTCGGTGTGCAGATGATCCCGGAAGAAGATGAATTTAAATTTGATTTTGATGTACTAGACCCGACAAAACTGTGGCCAGAAGAAGAAGTGCCGGTGCAGTTGATTGGCAAAATGACCTTGAATCAAAATGTTGAGAATGTATTCGCGGAAACAGAACAAGTTGCCTTCCACCCTGGACATGTCGTGCCAGGTATTGATTTCACTAATGACCCACTACTACAAGGTCGACTGTTCTCTTATACCGATACCCAGTTGATTCGTTTAGGTGGACCAAACTTCCATGAACTGCCGATTAATCGACCGGTTTGTCCGTTCCATAATAATCAGCGTGATGGTTATGGAAGGCATACGATCAATAGCGGACCTGTCAGCTATCATAACAACTCAATGGCAGACAATACGCCACAGACTTCAACAGAAGAAGAAGGCGGCTATAAGCATTATCAGGAGAAAGTGGATGGACATAAGATTCGTGCCCGCAGCGAAAGCTTTGAAGATCATTTCACACAGGCTACGCTTTTCTGGAACAGTATGAGTGCTGCAGAGAAACAACATTTAATCAATGCCTTCAGCTTTGAATTAGGCAAAGTAGAAAGCAAATCTATCCAGCAGCAAGTCATTGATATGTACGCTAATGTCAGTACCGAATTAACGCAAGAAGTGGCAAAAGCGATTGGAGCACAAATTCCTGAGGAAAAAGAGATAAATATTACGAAATCATCTCCTGCTTTAAGTCAACAAAATACGGTACATTCGGTTTCTACCCGAAAAGTTGGTGTTATTGTTGGAGAAGGATTTAAAGGAAAAGAAGTACAGGAAGTAGTAAATGATCTTAAGATGAACAACATTCATGTAGAATTTATAAGTAACCAATTAGGCACAGTGAATGGAACTGACAATATTGTGTACGAAATGGATCACACTTTTCTAACAGCAGATTCCGTCTTGTTTGATGCAGTACTAGTTGCTGGTGGTGACGAGGAAAATAAAGCATTCTATAAACAAGCAGCATTGCTTTTACATGAGGCCTATTCTCACCTTAAACCAGTTGGTGCTCTTAACATTGGTGAAGAACTTCTGAAGGTGGACGATATGAAGGATAGTGAAGGTGTTGTGCTAGAATCTTTCTGTAAAGATTTCACTAAACAGTTTATGGAAGCTATCGCTGTCCATAGACATTGGAATCGTGAAGTCGTTTAAGAAACAATATAGTAAACAAAAAGCGTTTGAACATTATATTCAAACGCTTTTTGATTTTAATTTACAAAACAATAGAATGGAACAAATCCTGAAACAAGCATAAAGAAGAAATGTGGGGCAATAGCGTAACAAAACGAAGAACCAAATCATAAACGATTTGGTCCGTGAATTAGTATGCTTTTTTATGGAAGTGTGACGCTAGTTTCTCCCTTTTTAAGAACATTTACGACTTTAATTTATTTAACAAACTTACTTTTCCACTACCTTGACAGTTTGAGCAAGCAAACTCTCCTTCGCCACCACATGTTTCACATTTGTGAACACCGTAGTCAAATCCTTCTCCCGAACAATTCGGACAACGCTTTAATCCTTGACCATTACAGTTCTTACATTTCACAACAAAAACCTCCTTTGTCCTTTAACGGAGCTTCTACGAGCAAGTTGCGAGTGATGTAGCCTGTTTATCGCATCACGCCCCTACTGCATTAATATTTATAAAATTTATTAATGCCAAAATTAGATGAGAATGATGTAAACGATTTTTGTCTGGGGATTTAGTAAATGATGTTTGTGCTACATCATTCTATGAATCACTTTATTGATACATACCACCATTTCCATAAATTTAACCATTGATAATGATCGTTTAATAATCTGTTATGAAATTGTAATAAAACCTTAAAAATGGAAGCTTATAATACGGATTATGTAAAGTGGATCTTCAGCTCGCACTGATTCCACGGGAGCCTCCGCATATTTCCTCCGCTTTAGGAAGTGTTATAACGTATAGAACAGTCAAAAGCAGTGGTTCTAGGCATTTATGTTATGAATACAAATGCTGTTATTTATAGATGCGCTCCATTTGCTAGCTCTTACAAAAGTTGTAGAGTACCTATCCTAGCGTAGGCCAAGTACGTAGAATCCCGCGGGATTGTGCAGGTGTTGAAGATCCACAAAGTCTGCATCTGTGTCTTCTAGTATCGCTTCGAAGTGAGCTTCCTCGGTGCAAGGCAGCAAAGAAGTAATTCGTGTAGTAGCCTAGCTTCAGCCGTGCCCCGCAGGACGCGAAGTGGTTGGCCGGAGCGGTCTCCCAGCACATAAATAATTTCAAAATTACCACCAAGTTGACATAATCCGTATTATAGGTAGCTTCAATATACTTAAGTAAAGGTGTGTATAGTCTGGTTTTTCTTAAATACGGCGTTCGTTAAATGATCGTAAGCGAACGCTGGCATGGTGATTAATCAAAATCGATTTAATCTTATCGAATTGGTGGTGAATAACGGCTTCGTATAATTGTTCATTAACTTTAACGGCGGAGTAGTGAGTTTGCTGCGGATTGAGATTATAGTTAATGACACCGACGAGATAAGATGTTTCATGATTCTTAGCAATGAGTTGCACCATCGCACTATTATTTGCAGCTTCAATAAGGGTTTGAATAAAGAGCTGAGAATGTGTCACATACAACGTATAATCGTTAACTGCCTTTGCTTGTTTTTGTATCTGAAGGTGATGCTGCAAGGCTTCTGTATCGACGTATAAATCTTCAGGGTTTCTTGTTTCAAATGTGTATACGACCATTGCATATATTAATTCCAGCATTTCCAACATGTCTTTCCTTGCTAGTTCTTTTACTAGTATTCCTTTGTTTTTAAACGATGCAAATATTCCTTGTTCCTCCAATTTAGAAATCGCTGACCGGATTGGTGTCCTGCTCATTCCTAGTTCTTTTGCTAATTGATTTTCAGAGAGCATGTCGCCAGGTAAATATGCTCCATCTACTATTTTCTGCTTTATTTTTTCATAAGCAAGTTCAGATAATGAGGTCATAATTCGTAAGCTCCTCTTATATGTTATATTAAGTTTAATAGTATAATGCTTTTTAATCTTGTTCAATAGTATTGTTAAAAAAATGAATTTTACATTATCTTAACCTCCTGTTTATAGTAACTTCACAATAAGTGATTATAATTTTACTTGTATACAACTTGGACACAAGTAAAAAGGTAGTAAATTGTTTGGTCTATAACACGCTGAGATAAGGTAATTTTAGTAGCGATTGTTATATTTGTATTGGTAAATTCTATGGAATAATAGAAAATGAGTTAGGAGTGAGAAGATGGCAGAAGTTAAAGTGCCATTAAATGAAAAAAGAAAATTAGAAATTGAGGGAGCAATAAATTTTCGCGATATGGGAGGGTATCAAACAGGGGATGGTCGTACAGTTGTTCAGGGTAAATTCTTTCGTTCAGGTGATCTTTCCAAATTAACAGATGCAGGGTTACAGCAATTAAAACAACTTAATATATGGAAAATATGTGATTTTCGAAGTAAGAATGAAATAAGTGAGAACCCTGATCCCATCATCGAACAAGCAGAACATGTTCATATGCCAGTAATACCAAAGAATGAAAAGATTCTTGATCCTAAGCAGCAAATGGAACGCTATATGAAACTTGTGCAACAAAATCAAGGTGAACAAATGATGGTGGATTTATATTGCACGATGGTAGAACAAAAGAACGTATGGCGTGATCTATTACATCTATTAATGGATGATAATTCAGGACCATTCATTATTCATTGTACTGCTGGTAAGGATCGTACCGGGGTAGGAAGTGCACTGATTTTAAAAACGCTTGGTGTATCAGAAACTGTCATTTTAGAAGATTACGAAAAGACAAATGAAGCAATAGAGCAATTGAAACACTTAACAAAAGGTACTATACCTGCCGAATTGGAGGAGGATTTAAAAGAGAAGGTAAAAGAAGCTGGAACTGCGATGGTGTCAGCAAAAAGAATCTATATTCAAGCATATTTTGATGAGATTAATCGACTTTACGGCTCCTTCGATCATTACTTAGAAGAAGGATTAGGTATTTCCAAAGAAATGCGTCAGAAGCTACAGGATAAATATTTAGTATAATGCAATAACTAACGTTCCCCCGGGATCATAGGTGTAAACTGCCTGTGGTCCTTTTTTTATAAGTAAGGAAATAGATGCTGCGATTGA includes the following:
- a CDS encoding ABC1 kinase family protein, with the protein product MRHLQRYREIAVAFSRNGFGYIVKGLGLDQLFTLPRRVFVNRDQDVKQGKTTGQRIRAFLEELGPTFIKMGQMLSTRPDIIPKEIIQELEQLQDQLHPIPFAEVEAVLQKELEDPVKKVLKEIDPEPIGVASIGQVHQAVLLSGERVAIKVQRPNIEKNIHTDLEILHELAKRAEKRLAWASRYQLIDMVEEFSKSIEAELDFVSDGRNADLMGQQFKDNPNIVIPQVYWQHTTEKVLTMEYIAGCKMNDVEHLKKEGYQPEQLAEHLVQTVFHQIFKDGFFHADPHSGNLTALPGNRIGLFDFGMVGRLSQEMKKHLASLVIALIKQDTDDMIRAIKKMGAVPEQINIHELKGDIEQVNIKYYGVSLSDISLGESVTELLTVANKHKIRIPTDLTMIGKTLLSLEGIIEQLHPELSIMDAAEPFGRELIKERYHPKQIAEEIFDQMHEYGEIVHDMPQIVQELANMVKQRKMPIEISIPEAKSFFSKLDRVSNRLSFSIVLLSFSLIMVGLIIGSALGRQTSLLWDIPAIEIGFVIAMLMFAWLIYSIFRSGRF
- a CDS encoding tyrosine-protein phosphatase, coding for MAEVKVPLNEKRKLEIEGAINFRDMGGYQTGDGRTVVQGKFFRSGDLSKLTDAGLQQLKQLNIWKICDFRSKNEISENPDPIIEQAEHVHMPVIPKNEKILDPKQQMERYMKLVQQNQGEQMMVDLYCTMVEQKNVWRDLLHLLMDDNSGPFIIHCTAGKDRTGVGSALILKTLGVSETVILEDYEKTNEAIEQLKHLTKGTIPAELEEDLKEKVKEAGTAMVSAKRIYIQAYFDEINRLYGSFDHYLEEGLGISKEMRQKLQDKYLV
- a CDS encoding phasin family protein, which encodes MMKDAFSKGITLGLGMAASSKEQGEKVMNELLKKGEITREESDHVFAQWKQKGEESKQQADEKIKQQLKQWLTELEVVTKEEVTELEQRIIQLENRVRELEEK
- a CDS encoding catalase, which gives rise to MTRNNSKKEQLEQYTTDDRKKKMTTNQGVRVYEDEFSLKAGKRGPTLMEDFHFREKMTHFDHERIPERIVHARGFAAHGEFQVYESMKKFTKADFLQDPSKTTPVFVRFSTVAGSKGSGELARDARGFATKFYTDEGNYDLVGNNIPVFFIQDAMKFPDLIHAVKPEPHNGIPQAASAHDTFWDFVANNQESAHMVMWTMSDRAIPRSFRMMEGFGVHTFRFVNAEGKSHFVKFHWKPVLGTHSVVWDEAQKINGKDPDFHRRDLWESIENGDYPEYELGVQMIPEEDEFKFDFDVLDPTKLWPEEEVPVQLIGKMTLNQNVENVFAETEQVAFHPGHVVPGIDFTNDPLLQGRLFSYTDTQLIRLGGPNFHELPINRPVCPFHNNQRDGYGRHTINSGPVSYHNNSMADNTPQTSTEEEGGYKHYQEKVDGHKIRARSESFEDHFTQATLFWNSMSAAEKQHLINAFSFELGKVESKSIQQQVIDMYANVSTELTQEVAKAIGAQIPEEKEINITKSSPALSQQNTVHSVSTRKVGVIVGEGFKGKEVQEVVNDLKMNNIHVEFISNQLGTVNGTDNIVYEMDHTFLTADSVLFDAVLVAGGDEENKAFYKQAALLLHEAYSHLKPVGALNIGEELLKVDDMKDSEGVVLESFCKDFTKQFMEAIAVHRHWNREVV
- a CDS encoding GntR family transcriptional regulator: MTSLSELAYEKIKQKIVDGAYLPGDMLSENQLAKELGMSRTPIRSAISKLEEQGIFASFKNKGILVKELARKDMLEMLELIYAMVVYTFETRNPEDLYVDTEALQHHLQIQKQAKAVNDYTLYVTHSQLFIQTLIEAANNSAMVQLIAKNHETSYLVGVINYNLNPQQTHYSAVKVNEQLYEAVIHHQFDKIKSILINHHASVRLRSFNERRI